One genomic segment of Panicum virgatum strain AP13 chromosome 2N, P.virgatum_v5, whole genome shotgun sequence includes these proteins:
- the LOC120660935 gene encoding uncharacterized protein LOC120660935 isoform X2, with translation MLRDADPDLGVSLLSEDAAAPPPEGEDRKGGAGDDADDGATSSVASDSDYETAQMCDLLKSKVESLEFLKKFESNQKSVYQDGAVEPDISWDIVKAVDLWEVDDLDDGYVLVKQEDVVDGITSFMAAYLLSLKKTKDLSPDQLQKALWKTFSAEKKKSRIRKAWDGTKVIYNVASWGTTAVG, from the exons ATGCTCCGCGATGCCGACCCTGATCTCGGCGTGTCCCTCCTCTCGGAGgacgccgcagcgccgccgccggagggcgAGGACCGCAAGGGCGGTGCTGGTGACGATGCAGATGACGGTGCGACGTCGTCGGTGGCGAGTGACTCCGACTACGAGACGGCCCAG ATGTGCGACCTTCTTAAATCTAAGGTTGAATCGCTTGAGTTCCTTAAAAAGTTCGAGAGTAATCAGAAGTCAGTATATCAAGATGGTGCAG TTGAACCTGATATATCATGGGATATAGTAAAGGCAGTGGATTTGTGGGAAGTTGATGACCTAGATGATGGGTATGTTCTTGTTAAGCAGGAGGATGTAGTTGATGGGATCACTTCCTTTATGGCTGCATACTTGTTATCGCTCAAAAAAACTAAG GACCTGTCTCCTGATCAACTTCAGAAAG CGCTTTGGAAAACATTTTCAGCTGAAAAGAAGAAAAGTAGAATCAGGAAGGCCTGGGATGGGACTAAAGTTATTTATAATGTTGCTTCATGGGGCACTACAGCTGTTGG GTAG
- the LOC120660935 gene encoding uncharacterized protein LOC120660935 isoform X1, with protein sequence MLRDADPDLGVSLLSEDAAAPPPEGEDRKGGAGDDADDGATSSVASDSDYETAQMCDLLKSKVESLEFLKKFESNQKSVYQDGAVEPDISWDIVKAVDLWEVDDLDDGYVLVKQEDVVDGITSFMAAYLLSLKKTKDLSPDQLQKALWKTFSAEKKKSRIRKAWDGTKVIYNVASWGTTAVGVYHYKALLTVATTAFGTSCRVIPKFL encoded by the exons ATGCTCCGCGATGCCGACCCTGATCTCGGCGTGTCCCTCCTCTCGGAGgacgccgcagcgccgccgccggagggcgAGGACCGCAAGGGCGGTGCTGGTGACGATGCAGATGACGGTGCGACGTCGTCGGTGGCGAGTGACTCCGACTACGAGACGGCCCAG ATGTGCGACCTTCTTAAATCTAAGGTTGAATCGCTTGAGTTCCTTAAAAAGTTCGAGAGTAATCAGAAGTCAGTATATCAAGATGGTGCAG TTGAACCTGATATATCATGGGATATAGTAAAGGCAGTGGATTTGTGGGAAGTTGATGACCTAGATGATGGGTATGTTCTTGTTAAGCAGGAGGATGTAGTTGATGGGATCACTTCCTTTATGGCTGCATACTTGTTATCGCTCAAAAAAACTAAG GACCTGTCTCCTGATCAACTTCAGAAAG CGCTTTGGAAAACATTTTCAGCTGAAAAGAAGAAAAGTAGAATCAGGAAGGCCTGGGATGGGACTAAAGTTATTTATAATGTTGCTTCATGGGGCACTACAGCTGTTGG TGTCTACCATTATAAAGCATTACTTACGGTCGCAACTACAGCCTTTGGGACGTCCTGCCGTGTGATACCCAAGTTTCTGTGA
- the LOC120660934 gene encoding glucose-6-phosphate isomerase 1, chloroplastic-like: protein MASISGAAAPPSSAACRLRLRRHLLLRPSDLRLRAPHSIADLSRSSNSSNSAPTPAEPLGSAAAANGSGGRRAVEKDPIKLWERYVEWLYQHKELGLFVDVSRVGFTEEFLQQMEPRMQRAFADMRELEKGAIANPDEGRMVGHYWLRDPSLAPNSFLRNKIETALDSVLAFSQDIVSGKIQSPSGRFTSILSIGIGGSALGPQFVAEALAPDNPPLKIRFIDNTDPAGIDHQIAQLGPELATTLVIVISKSGGTPETRNGLLEVQKAFRDAGLEFSKQGVAITQENSLLDNTARIEGWLARFPMFDWVGGRTSEMSAVGLLPAALQGIDIKEMLVGAALMDEQTRNTVVKENPAALLALCWYWASEGIGKKDMVVLPYKDSLLLLSRYLQQLVMESLGKEFDLDGNRVNQGLTVYGNKGSTDQHAYIQQLRDGVHNFFVTFVEVLRDRPPGHDWELEPGVTCGDYLFGMLQGTRSALYANDRESISVTVQEVTPRTVGALIALYERAVGIYASLVNINAYHQPGVEAGKKAAGEVLALQKRVLTVLNEAACKDPAEPLTLDEIADRCHCPEDIEMIYKIIQHMAANDRALIAEGSCGSPRSVKVYLGECNVDEDMQAA from the exons ATGGCGTCCatctccggcgcggcggcgccgccctcgtccGCCGCGTGCcgcctgcggctgcggcggcacctcctgctccgcccctccgacctccgcctccgcgcgcccCACTCCATCGCCGACCTCTCCCGCTCCTCCAACTCCTCGAACTCCGCCCCGACCCCGGCCGAGCCGctgggctccgcggcggcggcgaacggcagcggcggccgccgcgcggtgGAGAAGGACCCGATCAAGCTGTGGGAGCGCTACGTCGAGTGGCTCTACCAGCACAAGGAGCTCGGCCTCTTCGTCGACGTCAGCCGGGTGGGGTTCACGGAGGAGTTCCTTCAGCAGATGGAGCCGCGGATGCAGCGCGCCTTCGCCGACATGCGGGAGCTCGAGAAGGGCGCCATCGCCAACCCCGACGAGGGCCGCATGGTGGGGCACTACTGGCTCCGCGACCCGTCCCTCGCACCCAACTCCTTCCTCCGCAACAAGATCGAGACCGCGCTCGACAGCGTCCTCGCCTTCTCCCAAGACATCGTCTCCGGCAAG ATTCAATCACCATCTGGTCGTTTCACATCAATCCTTTCTATTGGAATTGGAGGGTCAGCTTTGGGCCCTCAATTTGTCGCTGAGGCACTTGCACCTGATAACCCTCCATTGAAG ATAAGGTTCATTGACAACACCGATCCTGCTGGGATTGATCATCAAATTGCTCAACTAGGACCTGAGCTAGCGACTACTCTTGTAATTGTCATTTCTAAG AGTGGAGGCACACCTGAAACCCGCAATGGTCTACTGGAAGTACAGAAAGCCTTCCGAGATGCGGGGCTGGAATTTTCGAAACAG GGTGTTGCAATTACTCAAGAAAATTCTCTGCTGGATAACACTGCCAGAATAGAGGGATGGTTAGCTCGATTTCCTATGTTTGACTGGGTCGGTGGCAGAACTTCGGAAATGTCAGCTGTGGGTTTACTTCCAGCTGCATTGCAG GGTATTGATATCAAGGAAATGCTGGTTGGCGCGGCTTTAATGGATGAGCAAACCAGGAACACTGTG GTTAAAGAAAATCCAGCAGCATTGCTTGCATTATGTTGGTACTGGGCATCAGAAGGGATAGGCAAAAAG GATATGGTTGTGCTTCCTTACAAAGATAGTTTGCTACTTCTGAGTAGATATTTGCAACAACTTGTCATGGAATCTCTTGGGAAAGAATTCGACCTAGATGGCAACAGG GTTAATCAAGGGCTGACTGTATATGGCAACAAAGGAAGCACTGACCAGCACGC TTACATTCAGCAGCTGAGAGATGGTGTGCACAACTTCTTCGTTACTTTTGTTGAGGTCTTGCGTGACAGGCCTCCTGGTCATGATTGGGAGCTTGAACCTGGAGTCACATGTGGTGACTATTTGTTTGGGATGTTACAG GGAACCCGTTCTGCTCTTTATGCAAATGACCGGGAATCCATCTCTGTTACTGTTCAAGAAGTAACTCCTAGAACTGTCGGAGCACTGATTGCTCTTTATGAACGTGCTGTGGGGATTTATGCTTCTTTGGTAAATATAAACGCTTATCACCAGCCTG GTGTTGAGGCTGGGAAAAAGGCAGCTGGAGAAGTACTGGCACTTCAGAAAAGGGTGCTGACTGTATTAAATGAGGCCGC TTGCAAGGACCCTGCTGAGCCATTGACCCTGGATGAAATTGCAGATCGCTGTCACTGCCCAGAAGAT ATCGAGATGATCTACAAAATAATCCAGCACATGGCTGCGAATGACAGAGCGCTTATAGCAGAAGGCAGCTGTGGTTCTCCTCGCAGCGTCAAGGTGTATCTTGGAGAATGCAATGTAGATGAAGACATGCAGGCTGCATAG